The Saccharomonospora cyanea NA-134 genome includes a region encoding these proteins:
- a CDS encoding NUDIX domain-containing protein, giving the protein MTRRPRRSAGILLHRVVAGTTQVLLGHMGGPFWTRRDAGAWTIPKGEYQPDETPEVAARREYTEELGLPPPEGELVPLGEVRQAGGKVVTAFALHGDLDPDTVVPGTFALEWPRGSGVVREFPELDRVEWFDLERAKAKVVVAQRVFLDRLAERLA; this is encoded by the coding sequence ATGACCCGGCGGCCTCGTCGCAGCGCGGGAATCCTGCTGCACCGCGTCGTCGCCGGCACGACACAGGTACTGCTCGGGCACATGGGCGGCCCTTTCTGGACGAGGCGTGACGCGGGGGCGTGGACCATTCCGAAAGGTGAGTACCAACCGGACGAGACGCCCGAGGTCGCGGCGCGCCGGGAGTACACCGAGGAGCTCGGCCTGCCGCCGCCGGAAGGCGAACTGGTGCCGCTGGGTGAGGTGCGCCAGGCCGGGGGGAAGGTCGTGACGGCGTTCGCTCTGCACGGTGACCTGGACCCGGACACGGTGGTGCCGGGAACCTTCGCGTTGGAATGGCCGAGGGGCTCGGGAGTCGTGCGGGAGTTCCCCGAGCTCGATCGCGTCGAGTGGTTCGACCTCGAACGGGCGAAGGCCAAGGTCGTGGTCGCACAGCGAGTGTTTCTCGACCGGCTTGCCGAGCGCCTTGCCTGA
- a CDS encoding esterase/lipase family protein, translated as MWSSRERVLTVTARMVPRLVRHPVWQAGGPRDGAGQGVLLVPGFGFGDWSLRLLRSWLTARGYRSLGTRTGLNLGCTATLVDRVERRLEHLACVTGRRVIVVGQSRGGWLARIAAVRRPDLVRGLAMLSSPVLDPLGVHPRGVELARTLVRASGWGVPGLLDADCLDGDCYRTNSALLRAPLPRQVPAVSVFSRRDAVVPWWLCQDPCADCVEVGSSHMEMGLDPEVYALLGERFARWSADPRPTPFSVR; from the coding sequence GTGTGGTCCTCTCGGGAACGGGTGCTGACCGTGACGGCACGGATGGTTCCGCGGCTCGTGCGGCACCCCGTGTGGCAGGCGGGCGGGCCTCGTGACGGAGCCGGGCAGGGAGTGCTGCTCGTTCCCGGTTTCGGCTTCGGTGACTGGAGCCTGCGTCTGCTGCGCTCGTGGCTGACGGCCCGTGGGTACCGGTCCCTCGGTACCCGCACCGGACTGAACCTCGGGTGCACGGCCACGCTGGTGGACCGGGTCGAGCGCCGGCTGGAGCACCTGGCCTGCGTCACCGGTCGCCGGGTGATCGTCGTGGGGCAGAGCCGGGGCGGCTGGCTCGCCAGGATCGCCGCCGTCCGCAGACCCGACCTGGTGCGCGGGCTGGCGATGCTGTCCTCACCCGTGCTGGACCCACTCGGGGTTCACCCCCGAGGGGTCGAACTCGCCCGCACACTGGTGCGAGCCTCCGGTTGGGGTGTTCCCGGCCTGCTCGACGCCGACTGTCTCGACGGCGACTGCTACCGCACGAACTCGGCGCTGCTGCGGGCACCACTGCCCCGGCAGGTCCCGGCCGTGTCGGTGTTCTCGCGTCGCGACGCCGTGGTGCCGTGGTGGCTCTGCCAGGACCCGTGCGCCGACTGTGTCGAGGTGGGCAGCTCGCACATGGAGATGGGCCTGGATCCGGAGGTCTACGCCCTGCTCGGCGAACGGTTCGCGCGCTGGAGCGCCGACCCGAGACCCACGCCGTTCTCGGTGCGCTGA
- a CDS encoding PASTA domain-containing protein, with protein MRGPRPVTEVPDVVGLGADDACDIVRRAGLNPVPPDGGELPMSGIVTAQRPIGAAGAVEGAEVVLWVHPGKEAPVGAASTGPLESASPE; from the coding sequence ATGCGTGGACCTCGTCCGGTCACCGAGGTGCCTGACGTCGTCGGTCTCGGGGCCGACGACGCGTGTGACATCGTGCGACGGGCCGGCCTGAACCCGGTGCCGCCGGACGGCGGTGAGCTGCCGATGTCCGGCATCGTGACCGCGCAACGCCCCATCGGAGCAGCCGGAGCGGTGGAGGGAGCCGAGGTGGTGCTCTGGGTCCACCCCGGCAAGGAGGCACCCGTCGGAGCCGCGAGCACGGGGCCGCTGGAATCCGCCTCGCCCGAGTGA
- a CDS encoding YbhB/YbcL family Raf kinase inhibitor-like protein → MAEADRTAGPKGSRGTSRGDPSIDEPPRALSDGLELRSPAFNDGTLIPDRYSRQGGNEAPPLQWTHVPDGTEELALLCEDPDAPGGVFTHWVVTAIPPDVTSIEDAAPSNAALGRNSFGELGWGGPQPPVGDTAHRYFFRLYAVDRPLGLGEGATAEDVHAAVEDHTLATGTLVGLFAR, encoded by the coding sequence ATGGCCGAGGCGGACCGCACAGCAGGCCCCAAGGGCAGCAGGGGAACCAGCCGCGGCGATCCCTCGATCGACGAACCACCACGCGCGCTGTCGGACGGGTTGGAACTGCGCTCTCCGGCGTTCAACGACGGCACGCTGATTCCCGACCGGTACTCCCGCCAGGGCGGCAACGAAGCGCCTCCACTGCAGTGGACGCACGTGCCCGACGGCACGGAGGAGCTGGCTCTGCTGTGCGAGGACCCGGACGCTCCCGGCGGGGTGTTCACACACTGGGTGGTCACGGCGATCCCGCCCGACGTGACGAGCATCGAGGACGCGGCGCCGAGCAACGCCGCGCTGGGCCGCAACAGCTTCGGGGAGCTGGGGTGGGGAGGCCCGCAGCCGCCGGTGGGCGATACCGCGCACCGTTACTTCTTCCGCCTCTACGCCGTGGACCGCCCGCTCGGTCTCGGCGAGGGCGCCACGGCCGAGGACGTGCACGCCGCGGTGGAGGACCACACCCTCGCCACCGGCACGCTCGTCGGCCTGTTCGCCCGCTGA
- a CDS encoding CocE/NonD family hydrolase — MRTVTSLPHAVRRDDHVWIPLADGTRLSARVWRPVSSDTDPVPAICEFIPYRLNDLTAQRDSIHHPYLAGHGYAGVRVDLRGSGNSDGVLADEYLEQELADGEEVLAWLAAQPWCDGSTAMMGISWGGFNALQIAARRPPSLKAIATLSSTDDRYADDVHYMGGCLLSDNLSWASTMFAYNSCPPDPAVVGRRWREMWRERLEHCEPWLVEWLRHQRRDDYWRHGSVCEDYSAVGCPVLAVSGWADGYSNSVFRLLRHLSVPRKGLIGPWSHKYPHLGKPGPAIGFLQELVRWWDHWLKGVDNGVMDEPMLRIWMQESAKPATAYEQRPGRWIGEPSWPSPRIEPTEFTLLHNRLVKGPTPDDAGDGTSADEPLTIESPLSVGQFAGKWCSYNAPPDLPYDQREEDGGSLVFDTDVLTERHEILGSPVVNLELSCDRPNAMVTVRLSDVAPEGRATRVSYGLLNLTHRDGHARPAPLEPHRRYRVSVPLNGVAQAFPAGHRVRIAVSTSYWPLAWPPPEPVRLTVFPGRSSVTFPVRPARDGEVSPEPFDDPEGTPPTPTRRLQPGDGRWTVSRDLVNYSSALDVVKDLGVLHFDDIDLDVRRRADEHYEWVADDFDSTRGSVDWTMRFTRGEWDAAAVTHTTLTCTPTEFVVHARLDAYEGGQRVFSRNWHTSVPRDHV, encoded by the coding sequence GTGCGCACAGTCACCTCGCTGCCGCACGCGGTCCGTAGGGACGACCACGTGTGGATCCCGCTGGCAGACGGAACCCGCCTGTCGGCGAGGGTGTGGCGACCGGTGTCCTCCGACACCGACCCGGTGCCCGCGATCTGCGAGTTCATCCCGTACCGCCTGAACGACCTGACGGCCCAACGCGACTCGATCCATCACCCGTATCTCGCCGGGCACGGCTACGCGGGCGTGCGGGTGGACCTGCGGGGCAGCGGCAACAGCGACGGTGTCCTCGCCGACGAGTACCTGGAACAGGAGCTGGCCGACGGCGAGGAGGTGCTGGCGTGGCTGGCCGCCCAACCGTGGTGCGACGGCAGCACGGCGATGATGGGCATCTCGTGGGGTGGCTTCAACGCGCTGCAGATCGCGGCGCGCCGCCCGCCGAGTCTGAAGGCCATCGCGACGCTGTCGTCCACCGACGATCGTTACGCCGACGACGTGCACTACATGGGTGGCTGTCTGTTGTCGGACAACCTGTCGTGGGCGTCGACGATGTTCGCCTACAACTCGTGCCCGCCGGACCCGGCCGTGGTGGGGCGCCGCTGGCGTGAGATGTGGCGGGAGCGGTTGGAGCACTGTGAGCCGTGGCTGGTGGAGTGGCTGCGCCACCAACGCCGCGACGACTACTGGCGACACGGGTCGGTGTGCGAGGACTACTCCGCCGTGGGGTGCCCGGTGCTGGCCGTGAGCGGGTGGGCCGACGGGTACTCGAACTCCGTCTTCCGGCTGCTGCGTCACCTGAGCGTGCCCCGGAAGGGTCTGATCGGACCGTGGTCGCACAAGTACCCGCATCTCGGCAAACCGGGCCCGGCCATCGGGTTCCTCCAGGAGCTGGTGCGCTGGTGGGACCACTGGCTCAAGGGCGTGGACAACGGCGTGATGGACGAGCCGATGCTGCGCATCTGGATGCAGGAGAGCGCCAAACCCGCCACCGCGTACGAGCAGCGGCCCGGCCGGTGGATCGGCGAGCCGTCGTGGCCGTCTCCGCGCATCGAGCCCACCGAGTTCACGCTCCTGCACAACCGGCTCGTCAAGGGACCCACCCCGGACGACGCTGGGGACGGCACCAGCGCCGACGAGCCGCTCACCATCGAGTCGCCGCTGTCGGTGGGGCAGTTCGCGGGCAAGTGGTGTTCGTACAACGCCCCGCCCGACCTGCCCTACGACCAGCGGGAGGAGGACGGCGGGTCGCTGGTGTTCGACACGGACGTGCTCACCGAGCGGCACGAGATCCTCGGCTCGCCGGTGGTGAACCTGGAGCTGAGCTGCGACCGGCCGAACGCGATGGTGACGGTGCGGCTGTCGGACGTCGCCCCGGAGGGCAGGGCCACGCGCGTGAGCTACGGCCTGCTCAACCTCACCCACCGCGACGGCCACGCCCGCCCGGCACCGCTCGAACCGCACCGGCGCTACCGGGTGAGCGTGCCACTGAACGGGGTGGCGCAGGCGTTCCCGGCAGGCCACCGGGTACGCATCGCCGTGTCGACGTCCTACTGGCCGCTGGCCTGGCCGCCGCCCGAGCCGGTGCGACTCACGGTGTTCCCGGGCCGGAGCTCGGTGACGTTTCCGGTACGGCCCGCCCGAGACGGCGAGGTGAGCCCCGAACCGTTCGACGACCCCGAGGGCACGCCGCCTACGCCCACCCGGCGGCTCCAACCCGGTGACGGGCGCTGGACCGTGTCACGAGACCTCGTGAACTACAGCTCGGCCCTGGACGTGGTGAAGGACCTCGGTGTGCTGCATTTCGACGACATCGACCTCGACGTGCGCAGGCGAGCCGACGAGCACTACGAGTGGGTCGCCGACGACTTCGACTCGACGCGCGGCAGTGTGGACTGGACCATGCGGTTCACGCGCGGGGAGTGGGACGCCGCCGCGGTCACGCACACCACGCTCACGTGCACGCCCACCGAGTTCGTCGTGCACGCCAGGCTGGACGCCTACGAGGGCGGACAGCGGGTGTTCTCCCGGAACTGGCACACCTCGGTGCCGCGCGATCACGTGTGA
- a CDS encoding flavodoxin family protein, with product MRSLLVYESMFGNTRAVAEAVADGLRRHGAVEIVEVGDAPDTVEGVDLLVIGAPTHAFGMSRPATRDDAAQRARAANAPLVSRRDGVREWVARVRLSSPVRLAVFDTKVARPRLPGSAAKAVAKRLRGAPVELAAEARHFLVVDTLGPLVDGETERAREWGAKLPARVPTR from the coding sequence ATGCGGTCACTACTGGTGTACGAGTCCATGTTCGGCAACACCCGCGCGGTCGCCGAAGCGGTGGCCGACGGGCTGCGGCGACACGGCGCCGTGGAGATCGTGGAAGTCGGCGACGCGCCCGACACGGTGGAGGGCGTGGACCTGCTGGTGATCGGCGCGCCGACGCACGCGTTCGGCATGAGCCGACCGGCCACGCGCGACGACGCCGCCCAACGCGCCCGCGCCGCGAACGCGCCACTGGTGTCGCGACGAGACGGTGTGCGGGAATGGGTGGCTCGGGTCCGGCTGTCGTCGCCGGTGAGACTCGCCGTCTTCGACACCAAGGTGGCCAGGCCACGTCTGCCGGGTTCGGCGGCCAAGGCAGTCGCGAAACGACTTCGTGGAGCACCTGTCGAACTCGCCGCCGAGGCGCGGCACTTCCTGGTCGTGGACACCCTCGGCCCCCTCGTCGACGGCGAGACCGAACGGGCTCGGGAGTGGGGCGCGAAGCTGCCGGCTCGTGTGCCGACCCGCTGA
- the selB gene encoding selenocysteine-specific translation elongation factor: MHVVATAGHVDHGKSTLVRALTGMEPDRLDEERRRGLTIDLGFVWTDISGRSFAFVDVPGHQRFVPTMLAGVGPVAAVLFVVAADEGWQNQSSEHLAALDAFGVRHGVLAVTKADRADPAPVLASALDRITPTSLGRVPAVAVSGRTGAGLAALRAELAALGDRLPHPDRDADVRLWVDRSFSVRGAGTVVTGTLGAGTLSVGDDLELGRSGRRYPVRGLQSLGRDHDTVEAVARVAVNLRGLDHRDVGRGDALLAPGAWRHTRELDVRLRGEKTENLHRDLVAHVGAAAVPCRVRPLGTDLARLTLARELPLRAGDRGLLRDPGEHSVPAGFDVLDPRPPALRRRGAARARAAELAGDDPADAYVRRHGAVAITELHALGWTVPGARVGRWAVADELPRRLATRVAELVSDWRERHPLSAGLPVESLRHTLDVPEELLDAALADTGLTVRDGVVADPTRTPRLPESVERAVRAVERRLAREPFAAPEAGDLAEVGLGPKHLAAAERAGRLLRIADGVVLAPGALDEAVRVLTGLPEPFTVSQARRALGTTRRVAVPLLERLDAEGRTRRASDGTRTLRRPHT; encoded by the coding sequence ATGCACGTCGTAGCCACGGCCGGGCACGTCGACCACGGCAAGTCCACGCTGGTGCGGGCGCTGACCGGGATGGAGCCCGACCGGCTCGACGAGGAGCGTCGTCGCGGCCTGACGATCGATCTCGGGTTCGTGTGGACGGACATCTCCGGCCGGTCGTTCGCGTTCGTCGACGTGCCGGGGCACCAGCGGTTCGTGCCCACCATGCTCGCCGGGGTCGGACCGGTCGCGGCCGTGCTGTTCGTGGTGGCCGCCGACGAGGGCTGGCAGAACCAGTCGAGCGAGCACCTCGCCGCGCTCGACGCGTTCGGCGTGCGACACGGCGTGCTCGCAGTCACCAAGGCCGACCGGGCCGACCCGGCGCCCGTCCTCGCCTCCGCGCTCGACCGCATCACCCCCACGAGCCTCGGCCGCGTCCCCGCCGTCGCGGTCAGCGGGCGCACGGGTGCAGGACTCGCCGCGCTGCGGGCGGAACTCGCCGCGCTGGGGGACCGGCTTCCACACCCCGACCGGGACGCCGATGTGCGGTTGTGGGTCGACCGGTCGTTCAGCGTCCGGGGCGCGGGCACGGTCGTCACCGGCACCCTGGGCGCGGGGACGCTGTCGGTGGGCGACGACCTCGAACTCGGTCGAAGCGGCCGCCGTTACCCGGTGCGGGGACTGCAGTCGCTCGGCCGCGACCACGACACCGTGGAGGCGGTCGCCCGCGTCGCGGTGAACCTGCGAGGTCTCGACCACCGCGACGTCGGCCGGGGTGATGCGCTGCTCGCACCCGGCGCGTGGCGGCACACGCGCGAGCTCGACGTCCGGTTGCGAGGAGAGAAGACGGAGAACCTGCACCGGGACCTGGTCGCCCACGTCGGTGCCGCCGCCGTTCCCTGTCGCGTCCGTCCACTCGGGACCGATCTGGCGCGGCTGACCCTTGCCCGGGAACTGCCGCTGCGAGCCGGTGATCGCGGGCTGCTACGCGACCCGGGCGAGCACAGCGTTCCCGCCGGGTTCGACGTCCTGGATCCCCGCCCGCCCGCGTTGCGGCGCAGGGGAGCGGCCCGGGCCCGGGCCGCCGAGCTGGCCGGCGACGATCCCGCCGACGCGTACGTGCGCAGGCACGGTGCGGTCGCCATCACCGAGCTGCACGCACTCGGGTGGACCGTTCCGGGGGCCCGGGTGGGACGCTGGGCGGTCGCCGACGAGTTGCCTCGGCGGCTCGCCACGCGTGTGGCCGAGCTGGTGTCCGACTGGCGTGAGCGTCATCCGTTGTCGGCCGGACTGCCCGTCGAGTCGCTGCGCCACACGCTGGACGTTCCCGAGGAGTTGCTCGACGCCGCCCTCGCCGACACCGGACTCACCGTCCGTGACGGTGTCGTGGCCGATCCCACGCGAACGCCGCGCCTGCCCGAATCCGTGGAGCGGGCCGTGCGGGCCGTCGAACGGCGACTCGCCCGCGAGCCGTTCGCCGCGCCCGAGGCAGGCGACCTCGCCGAGGTCGGGCTCGGTCCGAAGCACCTCGCCGCCGCCGAACGAGCGGGCAGGTTGCTGCGGATCGCCGACGGGGTGGTGCTGGCACCCGGCGCGCTCGACGAGGCCGTCCGGGTGCTGACCGGGCTGCCCGAGCCGTTCACCGTCAGTCAGGCACGACGCGCTCTCGGTACCACTCGCAGGGTCGCCGTGCCACTGCTCGAACGCCTCGACGCCGAGGGCCGTACCCGGCGCGCGTCCGACGGCACGCGCACGCTGCGCCGCCCTCACACGTGA
- the selD gene encoding selenide, water dikinase SelD: protein MRSMAHRLTQYAHGGGCACKIPPGELEDIVRGLAGTVPDSPAGELLVGLDGGDDAAAVRLDGDRAVIATTDFFTPVVDDPYDWGRIAATNALSDVYAMGGTPLVALNLLCWPRETLPFELATEVLRGGGDVCAKAGCHLAGGHSVDDPEPKYGLAVTGLASAEALLRNDGGRPGLPLSLTKPLGVGVLNTRHKATGESFPEAVEVMTTLNADAAKAAVAAGHRCATDVTGFGLLGHLYKLARASGVTAVVDSAAVPVLDAARAAVREGYVSGGTRRNLDWVRPHTDLTSVSEETALLLADAQTSGGLLVAGELPGAPVIGELVPRGEHVVVVR, encoded by the coding sequence ATGAGGAGCATGGCCCACCGACTGACCCAGTACGCCCACGGGGGCGGCTGCGCCTGCAAGATCCCGCCCGGCGAGCTGGAGGACATCGTGCGGGGTCTCGCCGGTACCGTGCCCGACTCCCCCGCCGGGGAACTGCTCGTCGGCCTCGACGGTGGTGACGACGCCGCGGCCGTACGCCTCGACGGCGACCGCGCCGTGATCGCGACCACGGACTTCTTCACTCCCGTCGTGGACGATCCGTACGACTGGGGGCGCATCGCCGCGACCAACGCGCTGTCCGACGTCTACGCGATGGGCGGCACGCCGCTGGTGGCGCTGAACCTGCTGTGCTGGCCGAGGGAGACCCTGCCGTTCGAGCTGGCGACCGAGGTGTTGCGCGGCGGCGGGGATGTCTGCGCCAAGGCGGGCTGCCACCTCGCGGGCGGTCACAGCGTCGACGATCCGGAACCGAAGTACGGGTTGGCGGTCACCGGCCTGGCCTCGGCGGAGGCGTTGCTGCGCAACGACGGCGGGCGACCCGGCCTGCCCCTGTCGCTGACGAAGCCGCTCGGCGTGGGCGTGCTGAACACCCGGCACAAGGCGACCGGGGAGTCGTTCCCCGAGGCCGTCGAGGTGATGACCACCCTCAACGCCGACGCCGCGAAGGCGGCCGTGGCGGCGGGACACCGGTGCGCCACCGACGTCACCGGGTTCGGGCTGCTGGGACACCTGTACAAGCTGGCGAGGGCGAGCGGTGTGACCGCGGTGGTGGACTCGGCCGCGGTGCCGGTGCTGGACGCCGCGCGCGCCGCCGTGCGGGAGGGTTACGTGTCGGGCGGGACGCGGCGCAACCTCGACTGGGTGCGCCCGCACACCGACCTGACGTCCGTGTCCGAGGAGACGGCGTTGCTGCTGGCGGATGCCCAGACCTCGGGCGGGCTGCTGGTGGCGGGGGAACTGCCGGGCGCGCCCGTGATCGGTGAGCTGGTGCCGAGGGGTGAGCACGTCGTCGTGGTGCGCTGA
- a CDS encoding ATP-grasp domain-containing protein, whose amino-acid sequence MAENVFVLGLDERNAELLHRLPGARNYRFHALLGVDEVRIGYSDFRSCLTRACERLDSFDGSIDAVTGYWDFPVTSLVPVLCERYGLPSTSLESIVRCEHKYWSRLEQSQVTDACPRFGLVDLHSDPPRLPEGLEYPVWLKPVKSSSSKLAYQVGDDRGLAEAVEGIREGIGSIGGPFDAVLERVSLPPEVAEAGASACLAEEAVSGAQITVEGYRHHHEPHVYGVVDSVCYPGTPSFLRYQYPSTLPEEAVRRVSDIAKAVVVRMGLRSTTFDIEFFVDTTAGRVWVLEVNPRLSQSHARLFEAVDGVSNLHCMVSLALGEDPRMPRREGSAAVAAKWFLRRFADGIVRRVPSPEEVAAVERDLGVFVDLTTEKGSRLSEQYARDSYSYELADIHVAASSEQELNDRYERCVSALRFEIDDV is encoded by the coding sequence GTGGCCGAGAACGTCTTCGTGCTCGGGCTCGACGAGCGCAACGCCGAGCTGCTGCACCGGCTGCCCGGCGCGCGAAACTACCGGTTTCACGCGCTGCTCGGCGTCGACGAGGTGCGCATCGGCTACAGCGACTTCCGGAGCTGCCTGACGCGGGCGTGCGAGCGGCTCGACTCCTTCGACGGCTCCATCGACGCCGTCACCGGCTACTGGGACTTCCCGGTGACGTCACTGGTGCCGGTGCTGTGCGAACGCTACGGGCTGCCCAGCACCAGCCTGGAATCGATCGTGAGGTGCGAGCACAAGTACTGGAGCAGGCTCGAACAGTCGCAGGTGACCGACGCCTGCCCCCGGTTCGGCCTGGTGGACCTGCACTCCGACCCGCCGCGCCTGCCGGAGGGCCTGGAGTACCCGGTGTGGCTCAAGCCGGTGAAGTCGTCGTCGTCCAAGCTCGCCTACCAGGTCGGTGACGACCGTGGGCTCGCCGAGGCCGTGGAGGGGATCCGGGAAGGGATCGGCAGTATCGGCGGCCCGTTCGACGCGGTGCTGGAGCGCGTGTCGCTGCCTCCGGAGGTCGCCGAAGCCGGCGCCAGTGCGTGCCTCGCCGAGGAAGCCGTCAGTGGCGCGCAGATCACCGTGGAGGGCTACCGCCACCACCACGAGCCGCACGTGTACGGCGTGGTCGACTCGGTGTGCTACCCCGGCACGCCGAGTTTCCTGCGCTACCAGTACCCGTCCACGCTGCCGGAGGAGGCGGTGCGGCGGGTGTCGGACATCGCGAAGGCCGTCGTGGTGCGGATGGGGCTGCGGTCCACCACCTTCGACATCGAGTTCTTCGTCGACACGACCGCGGGCCGCGTGTGGGTGCTGGAGGTCAACCCTCGGTTGTCGCAGTCGCACGCGCGCCTGTTCGAGGCGGTCGACGGGGTGTCGAACCTGCACTGCATGGTGAGTCTCGCCCTCGGCGAGGACCCGAGGATGCCGCGGCGGGAGGGCTCCGCCGCCGTGGCCGCGAAATGGTTCCTGCGGAGATTCGCCGACGGGATCGTGCGCCGCGTGCCGAGCCCCGAGGAGGTCGCCGCGGTCGAACGCGACCTCGGTGTTTTCGTGGACCTCACGACGGAGAAGGGCTCGCGGCTGTCGGAACAGTACGCGCGCGACAGCTACAGCTACGAACTGGCCGACATCCACGTCGCAGCGAGCAGCGAGCAGGAGTTGAACGACAGGTACGAACGCTGCGTGTCCGCGTTGCGCTTCGAGATCGACGACGTCTGA
- the trxA gene encoding thioredoxin translates to MATVELTSENFNEIVGARGTVFVDFWAAWCGPCRAFAPVFEQASEQYPDITFGKVDTEAQVELAQAFGISSIPTLLAVRDGVVLYAEPGALPAPAFEDLINKVQQVDMDEVRAEIERAG, encoded by the coding sequence GTGGCGACAGTCGAACTGACGAGCGAGAACTTCAACGAGATCGTCGGTGCGCGGGGAACGGTGTTCGTGGACTTCTGGGCTGCCTGGTGCGGGCCCTGCCGGGCGTTCGCCCCGGTGTTCGAGCAGGCCTCGGAGCAGTACCCGGACATCACCTTCGGCAAGGTGGACACCGAGGCTCAGGTGGAACTCGCGCAGGCGTTCGGTATCTCCTCCATCCCGACACTGCTCGCGGTCCGCGACGGTGTGGTGCTCTACGCCGAGCCGGGCGCGCTGCCCGCTCCGGCGTTCGAAGACCTGATCAACAAGGTGCAGCAGGTCGACATGGACGAGGTGCGCGCCGAGATCGAGCGCGCGGGCTGA
- the selA gene encoding L-seryl-tRNA(Sec) selenium transferase — MIGAREEADVSSVPGATDTADARRRIPRTDDLLAEPRLAKAVEDLGRGLVRRAITAAQGRARAGEIDPEAVADEAVASLPATASSMREVLNATGVLVHTNLGRAPLSQAAVRAVRAAAGSTDVEFDLGEGGRARRGRGALAALAEALPEAGGVDGVHVVNNNAAALLLCALVLAPGREIVISRGELVEIGDSFRIPDLVTSTGARLREVGTTNRTHLSDYADAIGPDTGFVLKVHPSNFRVSGFTSQVPVARLAELGVPVVADIGSGLLRAHPRLPDEPDAASALADGAAVVTASADKLLGGPQAGLLFGDHELVRRLRRHPAARALRVDKLTLAALEATVRGPVPPVRRFLDTAPETLRARAERLAAMLVRRGVDAVAVSTTAAVGGGGAPGVELPSAAVSLPADYARTLRMSEPAVVGRLERGRCLLDLCAIATDADERLVEAVTRCTS; from the coding sequence ATGATCGGTGCGCGGGAGGAGGCGGATGTGTCCAGCGTCCCCGGCGCCACTGATACCGCTGACGCCCGCAGGCGCATCCCGCGCACCGACGACCTGCTCGCCGAACCCCGCTTGGCCAAGGCCGTGGAGGATCTCGGCCGCGGCCTCGTCCGGCGGGCGATCACGGCGGCCCAGGGCCGTGCGCGGGCGGGCGAGATCGATCCGGAGGCGGTCGCCGACGAGGCCGTGGCGTCATTGCCCGCCACGGCCTCGTCGATGCGGGAGGTGCTCAACGCCACCGGCGTGCTCGTCCACACCAATCTGGGACGCGCCCCGCTGTCGCAGGCCGCGGTGCGGGCTGTGCGGGCCGCGGCGGGGAGCACGGACGTCGAGTTCGACCTCGGCGAGGGCGGCCGGGCCCGGCGGGGGCGAGGCGCGCTCGCCGCGCTGGCGGAGGCCCTGCCGGAGGCGGGAGGCGTCGACGGCGTGCACGTCGTCAACAACAACGCCGCCGCACTGCTGCTGTGCGCGCTCGTGCTCGCGCCCGGCAGGGAGATCGTGATCAGCCGCGGGGAGCTGGTCGAGATCGGCGACTCCTTCCGCATCCCTGACCTCGTCACCTCGACCGGAGCCCGCCTGCGGGAGGTCGGCACCACCAACCGGACCCACCTGTCCGACTACGCCGACGCGATCGGGCCGGACACCGGCTTCGTGCTCAAGGTGCACCCGTCGAACTTCCGGGTCAGCGGCTTCACCTCCCAGGTGCCGGTGGCCCGGCTGGCGGAGCTCGGCGTGCCGGTGGTGGCCGACATCGGGTCCGGGCTGCTGCGGGCGCACCCCCGGCTCCCCGACGAACCCGACGCCGCGAGCGCGCTGGCCGACGGCGCCGCCGTGGTCACCGCCAGCGCCGACAAACTGCTCGGTGGCCCGCAGGCGGGCCTGCTGTTCGGCGACCACGAGCTCGTGCGGCGACTGCGGCGACACCCGGCCGCGCGCGCGTTGCGGGTGGACAAGCTGACGCTCGCGGCGCTGGAGGCCACCGTACGAGGCCCCGTGCCGCCCGTGCGGCGTTTCCTCGACACCGCACCGGAGACGCTCCGGGCCCGCGCCGAACGCCTCGCCGCCATGCTCGTCCGCCGGGGCGTGGACGCCGTCGCCGTGTCCACCACGGCCGCCGTCGGCGGTGGCGGCGCGCCCGGCGTGGAGCTGCCCAGTGCCGCGGTGAGCCTGCCCGCCGACTACGCGCGGACGCTGCGTATGTCCGAACCCGCCGTGGTGGGGCGACTCGAACGCGGCCGGTGCCTGCTCGACCTGTGTGCCATCGCGACCGACGCCGACGAACGCCTGGTGGAGGCCGTGACGCGATGCACGTCGTAG